AAGCCCTTCCGGCTGCGCGCCCCGGCCCCGGCGCCCGAGGTGCCGTCCACGCCTTTCGACCCCGGCCGCATCACCTACGTGGCGCCGCCCGCCGATGGCAGCCCGGTGGAGCTGAAGGTCGACCCGAAGAGCGAACGCCTGCAGCTCATGGAACCCTGGCCGGCGTGGGACGGGAAAGATTTTGCGGACATGCCTATTCTATTAAAGGCGAAGGGCAAGACCACGACCGACGCCATCTCCCCGGCCGGCCCGTGGCTGCGCTACCGGGGCCATCTCGACAAGTTCAGCGACAACGTGTTCTCAGGCGCGATCAACGCCTTCACCGGTGAGGCGGGCAAAGTCCGCAACCTCATCACCGCGGAGGCCGGCCAGCCGGTCTCCGCGGTGGCGCGCGACTACAATGCGCGCGGGCTCCGCTGGGTCGTGATCGGCGACTCCAACTACGGCGAGGGTAGCAGCCGCGAGCACGCGGCGCTGTCGCCGCGCCTTTTGGGGGCCGCGGCCGTGATCGCACGCACCTTCGCGCGCATTCATGAGTCGAACCTCAAGAAGCAGGGCGTACTGGCCCTCACGCTGGCCGAGCCGGGCGACTACGACCGTTTCCGCGAGGACGATCGCGTGAGCCTGGTCGGTCTGGAGGCCATGGCGGCGGGCAAGCCGGTGGAGTGCCGGATCCGTCACGCCGACGGTACGACCGAGACGCTCTGGCTCAACCACTCGTACAGCACCTCGCAGCTGGAGTGGTTCCGGAAGGGATCGGCGCTGAATCTGTTCCACGGGCACTAGACGGGCCGAGCGGTCCTTGGGACAAATTGAGGGGCGGCCCGAGCGGCCGCCCCTCTCTCTCGCCCGCCGGCGCTCAGCGCTGGCAGCGCGGACAGAAGTAGGCCGTCCGCCCGCCGATCTTCGCGGTTCGCAGGAGACCGCCGCAGCGGGGGCAGGTCCCTCCCCGCCTTCGGGCTTCGACAAGATCGCCGGCCGGCGCGCCGCGGCGCGAGAGCGCCGCGATCCCCCGGCGGAGCGCCGCGCGAATCGAGCGATGGAGGGCGCGAATCTGAGGCGGGCGCAGCGTGCGCAGCATCCGCGCGGGGTGCAGGCGCGCCTGAAATAGAATCTCGTCGGCGTAGATGTTGCCGATGCCGGCGATCAAGTCCTGACGCAGCAAGAACGCCTTGAGCGTTGCGCGCCGGCCAGCGATCAGGGCGCGCAGGCGGTCCGGCGAGAACGCCGCGGTCAACGGCTCCACGCCGAGCGCGCGCAGTCCGGGAACCTTCGCCAGGTGACCCACGCGGACGAGATCCACGTGGCCGAACCGCCGCTGGTCCACGAACCGCATGTCGTCCGGTCCAAAGCCGACGACGAGCCGCGTCTGCGGACGAAAGACCGCGCGCCTCGGCACAACGACGAAATCTCCGGTCATGCGCAAGTGCCCCACCATGACGAACGCGCCGCTCAGCGGAAAGATCAAGTACTTGCCCCGGCGACCGACCGTCAGGACCCGGCGGCCACGGAGCGTGCGCGCGAACGTGCGCGGTGCGGGGGAGCGCACGACGGACGGATCACGGACGGCGACGCGCGACACACGCCGGCCGCGGATGCGCCGGCGGAGGTAGCGCGCGGCCGATTCGACGTCCGGCAGTTCGGGCACGCGAATTCGTTCAACGGGCGACGCGCCGGATCATCCCCGGCCGGGGCTTCACAACTCCGAAGGGCCGTTCACAAAGTCCGCATGGTTTCCGCACCGCTTTCCCACACCGCGTTCACGAGCCGGCGGTATCGTGAGGGCAGGCAAGCAGGCTGAGGAGGGTTGAGCCGTGCGAAGCGCTATTGCCGTCGTGATCGCCGTGTTCGTCTCACTTCTTGGGCTCAACGGCGTCGGCCACGCACAAACCGCCGCGGAAATCCAAGGAACGCTCGAGACCGTCGACTGCCAGAACGGCGCGGTGACGACGCTCGACGCTTTGGGCAACACAGAAACCGTCTACGCCTCCGATTCGACGGCGGTCGCGGTGGAATCGTCAAGCGTGGACTTCTGCTCGCTCAATGGATACGTCGGCGCGCCCGTGGACGCCTGGGTCGTTCCG
Above is a genomic segment from bacterium containing:
- the mutM gene encoding bifunctional DNA-formamidopyrimidine glycosylase/DNA-(apurinic or apyrimidinic site) lyase: MPELPDVESAARYLRRRIRGRRVSRVAVRDPSVVRSPAPRTFARTLRGRRVLTVGRRGKYLIFPLSGAFVMVGHLRMTGDFVVVPRRAVFRPQTRLVVGFGPDDMRFVDQRRFGHVDLVRVGHLAKVPGLRALGVEPLTAAFSPDRLRALIAGRRATLKAFLLRQDLIAGIGNIYADEILFQARLHPARMLRTLRPPQIRALHRSIRAALRRGIAALSRRGAPAGDLVEARRRGGTCPRCGGLLRTAKIGGRTAYFCPRCQR